TTATTTAAATAATGCGTGTGACATGATCTGAACATTACTACTGTATATACACTCCGTTTGTTTCAGTGGACAAAACCTTCCTATGCGTAGTTACTAAGTTTACACATTTGCTCTATCCTCTGTGTGTTGCACGCACATTCATTCTCTGAACTCGTTTCTTCTTACAAGAACCTGAACAAAGCCGGCCACGGCGGCCCCGATGACGAACCAGGTCACGCCGGCCAAGACGACCTGCAGCTCGAAGCTGTTGACCACTTCCACAGCAGCCGCGCCGCCGATGTGGTCCTCGATCAAGCCTCCGGCCATGTCCTCCCTGTTGTACCCGACAATCCCCGCGGCAACGATCCCCATCAGCATCGGTGCCGTCAGGTCGATCCTCGCACGCCTCGTGGGCGCCCTCTCGCCGCTGGCTGGTCTACGCGAGCGGCTCTTCGACGGCGCGGAGGTCTGTGCATCCGGCGACGGGAACGAGGCCGAAGACGGCAGGTTCAGCTGCGGGGTCCAGTACTCGtcccggcggcgggcgtgcaccgCCGACGCCGTCGTGCCTTCCGCTTTGCGCCGGGCGGCTGCCTCCATGAGCCTCTCCGTCACGGGGTCGTCGGCGGCGGCTGAAGAAGGCGGGGGCGACCGTGGTGGGGGCAACAGGCGGAGAGGGGCAGGGACggctgcggctgcggcggcgCCGGCCGGAGCTCTGAAGGGCCGCCAGTACCACCAGTTGGACAGGGACATGATGGTCTGGACCGCCGATGTCCTCGACTGCCGGGCTACCTCTGACTCCTGCACTCACCATCGACGAAATTAGCTCAGCTGAACGTGTGCAGAGCAGTGGCACTTGGCACTATGTCAGTAGTGGATCAGGCACGACACGAGGCAGCTAGGACTGGGTGAAATCAGTACCTCGGATTGCCTCGTGGTGGACCTCTGCTCCATCTCCTGGAACCTCGCCTTGAACTTTCTGACCTCGGCGAAGATGTCCGGCGACCCCGCCGCGTTGGCCTCCGAGACCCGGACTCTGCGCCGCGGCAGCTTGGACATGAGGAACTCCAGCGCCGCCAGGTCCGACCTCTCAACCATCCTAATCGACACAGAGCGATCAAATCAATCAGGTGGAGACTGATAAATCATCAGAAAGTAAAATCAAGGCTCGAATGGAAGCATACGAGATGCAGTCGACGGGGCACGTCTGGATGGCGTCGGCGATGCGGTCCTCGGGGTCGGCCCACTGCGCGACGACGCGGGCGCGGCCGTGGACGGACTCGATGGCGAAGGTGCGGCCGGCGTGGAGCGCGCACTTGAGGCAGCCCACGCAGGCCACCTCGTCGACGAACACGGCGCGGCTCTCGGCCTCCGCGCCGCGCCACGACGAGTAGAGGGGGCGCCCCGTGTACCCCTGGAACTCGGACCGCTTCGCCTGCTCCCGGTCGTAGGCCTGCCGCTGCGCCGGGTCCGACAGCAGCGCGTACACCTCGTTCAGCACCACCGCCATGTCGTGGGAGCCGCCCGCCGTGCCGGCCACGTCCGGGTGGCACCGCTTCTGGAGCGCCCGGTACGCGGCCTTGATCTCCGAGTGCGGCGACGACGGCTCCACCCCCAGCAGCGAGTACAGGTCGTACTCCGTCGCCCACGACGACCCGCGCCCCGCGCCGCCGCtagagcttgatgacgacgacgacgacccgcCGGTGCTGGTGGACGCGGCCTGGCATCGGTGGTGGTGGCGGGACGAAGGCCTGGAGCTGAAGGACGGCTTGGGGTTGCCGAGGGAGACGGCGGTGTTGAGGAGGAGCGCGGGCATGGCTGCTCCTGGTATGCTCTGCTCTGCTTTGCTGGCTTGGATTTGCCGCTGCCTCCCGAATGGTGGGAGAAGCTTCAGCAAGGCGATGCGTACACGACGTTGTGGAGCGAGATTTTTTCGCTGCAGCTTTGGAACTTTTTGCTCTGCCTTTTACTTCTGCCCACGTAGGTAGATAGCACCGCCTGGGCGCTACTGATATTTTGGGCCACCGTGGCTAGGATCCAGAAAAAAAAGGACGACTTCCTGTAATCAGAATGAGAAATAAACCCAAGAGGTGACAGCTCCATGTCCATGATTTCGTCAGCAAGAAAATGagatgttcagtactacttggaaGGAAAAACCAAACGGTTTCAGCGGCTAGAGAACGAGCCTGAAAAGAAGGAATACCTGATATGTCATGCAAGCATCCTGGCAGCTGTATTTCTACAAGCCTACGGTCATGAACCAGGCCAGCTTGGGGCTTGCATCTTCTCTCATAAAGACTAAACAATATACTACTAGTTCGTATCATGTCAGGAACCGAGCATTGCTAGACAAGTTGGAGTGACAAGAGACTTTGCAACGAATCTGCACTAAAATGCACTGTGGCTATACAAGAGCTAGAGTTATAATATTTACACAGAGGCCCATTGTTTTCCACCCTAGCAAATCATGGAAAGCAAATGGCACGGCAATCATGCCCGGTATGATATGATGACACAACCCGTAACGTCAAACAGATGTCCCTAACCTATTTTCATGGCCTGAATATTTTCATCGTTCTGGATACTTGTGTCCGGCAAAATGGACACCGTGACACCGAGCTCGAGCATCTATTACACAGGACATGGCCGCATGGTATTAGAGTCATGTTGACCTCGGAGTTCAGGCAGACGCGGCATGACCACGCAGACTTGGCAATATCAGCTTCTTTGACTGCCGACTCCGCTTTCTCCTACAGTGGTAGTTCAAACAGGTTTTCAGTGTCATATGCAAGCATATGCAAAAGAAGTGCATTCAGTTGGAATTCAGAAGAGTGACTCTATAATGCCAACTAGGCAGCTTACGATATGCTATGCAGCGCAACAGTGAAGTTTTTTCTACCTAGAGTACTACTATATTTATCAACTATGAAATGATGAATTTCCCAGTCAATGAGTTGACATCCAATGAAAATATTGTTTGATAAAAATCCTGGTGAAAATCTCCTAAAACATGGTACACAAGAACAAAGACTGTCCTAGTAGAGATGACTGACTGACAGACGCTACCAGTAAGAAATGCATCAAGAGATATTGAAGTGAACAAACCTGCTCCATCAATAGAGCCACTTGAGATTCTTTAAGCTGGTCTTGCAAGGTAAGAGTAGTCTGCAGCAGTGTTTCCTTCTCGGCATCCACCCTTACCCCTGCAGCTGAAAGCATATCGTGGACTGCTTGCACCAGCTCAGTGGAAGATACTTTGCCGTATTCAAGCCCAGGAGCCTGTAAACAGTAAATCTACTTTATGGCAACAATTCAGCTTGCAAAGAGTAGAGACGCACAACAAAGGAAACTAACCATATCGCCTGCGACCTCAGTTCTACCACTGATGGACGACTGGCCCGGTGGTCCAGCTTCTTCCACTCTACCACCATCCAGTTGGAAAGGTGCAGAAGAGAGGTCAGCCATTGAAACGCTCTTAAACGAGTAAACCTGACTGGAGAGTAGCATGCGAGTCTCGCCGGGAGCTGTCTCCACTGGAAACCTGTAAAGTGCTTGGCCGGCTGATGGCCTTACATCTTCAGGGACCCTACCGTACCTAAGCTTTTCCCCCTCTTTTCCTGTCTTCCATGCCACAATTTCTCCGCTATAGAATGGTCTTAAAGGAAGGAACTGTACCTGACGAGCATCTTGTGATAATAACTCTGCTCCCAGGGAACCAGCATACCTTCCTTCGCGCTTCGAAACTCCAATGTCAGTGCCTAGATGGAGTATTTCAAGCACTTCTTTCTCTGAACCATCTGGGCATGCAAATACCGAAGCAATAGGCAAGATTACTGGTGCCCCTAATCTATGGCTCACGACAATTCCAACAATGTCATGTATTGTCAAAAAACTTGGGGGCTCTGCAATTAGAATATGACCCGTGGATTTGTTGGCAAAATAAATGCTTCGGTGCTTTCCATTGCTTGACCATTCTGGAATAGAAGGATGCTGAGCAGTCCTTGTAACATCTTGGAGATTGGGAAGCATAAGAAAGCGAGTATGGACATGTTTAACAAGCTGCAGATTCTGTGATATATCCTTCAGTATTGTTTCTATCTGCACTAGATTGAGGGCTTCAAAAGAAGGGAAATGATTGGTTATACCGATCATCACAATCCTTAATGCATCATGCAAAGATTTACTGAGTAGCTTCGCTTTTATTATATCCAAGGTAACTGAGCCAATGCTGTCCAGAACCTGAAGTTCTTCTTTTCCATCAAGTTCCTGACAAGGGAAAATTTAAGTTAATTTGAAATAGAAAATCAATTAAAATTGCTTCCACAATAATCTAACTGGCAACAAAGTTTTAGAACCCATTAGAGAAGTGTACCTCTGTAATGACATCGGAGAGTTTCTTTATGCCCAAGGCCTTGCAAATGTTCTGAGGAAGATCTGGGTGAGCAAACCTTATCCTGGATGTATTTATATTACTCAGCAAATGAGAACCATATGGGTCAATATACACACATGATGTAGCCGAGACAAGCCTGCAGCCATCATCTGGTATTACAGAATCAAAAAGTCCTTCTGAACCATCTGAGATAGCCTGGTTGACTCCTGAAGACATGTAGTCCAAGATTTCCATCACTGCGCGGAGTTCATTTGGGTTCAGGCGCTGGTAACCACATGCCTTTTGGATATCTAGAAGAAGCTCCTTTGCGTAGGAGTTTGTAAGACTTTCCTGCATCCCAATTTCTCTAAGAATGGAGACAGATGGAAGATACAGACTTGGAAGCTCGAAAGCAAAAGGTGACATGTTGATAGTCAGACGAGCAAAGAGTGATTTTGCTGCTATTAAGCGAGTACCATTTGCAACTGGTATAAATGCCAGTTTCTGCAATTCTGTTTTTTCTGCAAAAAAAACAAGCAATTAAAAAATCAGTTTAGAGTAATGGCATATCTCTTTTCACAAAGCAGCAATAACCCATTGCACCTTTCCCTTATGTGTTTCTCTTTATATAGCATAGCAAAGAAGAGCAGGATTTTAAAAATCAGTTTAGAGTAATGGCATAACTCTTTCCACAAAGCAGCAACAACTCATTGCACCTGTCCCTTATGTGTTTCTCTTTATATAGCATAGCAAAGAAGAGCTGGCTCAAAGGCATGTCTTAGTAAGTTCAGTATTAGAAATTTCGCTTTATTATGAGTGATGACTTCTAAGTTCATTACAGTTATGAGTTATGACTTCTTAATGCCCTTATCAAGCAACATGGATAGGCATACTGAAACATGATCATGCAGCTGTTCACTTCTTCATATTATCGGTAAGAAGTAAATCTCACTCAGTAACAGAATGACTCTGGCAGAAATAAATGAAGATATTGAGTGGGTGCAGAAAACAAGCCGCTTGCAATATTTCACTACATCCTATATAGAAATACGGAGTATCTACAGAGCTTGCCCCCGAAGTTTTGGGTGAAAAAGAAACTTAGAAAAAATCTAGAGTTTAGGAGACTCGCACATCCATTTCAGGTTCAAGAATGATGTCGCCATAAAGGCCACACAAAAATATGCAAGATTACACTCAAGTATTAATCCTCACTGAATAGAATCGGGACTGGTTGCAATGTTAAGCATAGCATTAGGTGTCTTATAGTAAAAAAAACAAAAGAGAGAGCACACTTCACCACAAGTAATTGGAATCGAAGACAGTGCAAAGATGAGGAACTAAATATGTTATCACAAATGGCAAACGAATATATGGCATATTCAGTGAAGTAGAAGTAATTAGTTGTTTCTGAGCTACCTGAAGACGATATTGTCCCCCATACTTTATCCAAGTACCGCAAGATCATGAGAAAGGCGTCTTCTACCGTCATTATCCCTGATGAAGATGGCCAGTGCGCCAGCGTGTCCTCACCATTGCCTCTCCCAACAGTCTGTTTAGATCAACCAAAAGTTAAGGAAGAAACATTTTGATAATAAGATGTAAGTATTTAACGACATTGACCTGCAAGTGCTTCAGAACTGTAGAGAAGGCAGGAGGACTCCGAAGCCGAAATGCTCCCCAAGAATAATCAGGGGGGATAATTGCTTGTTTGGCAAGAATTGGAGCAGAACTCCATGCTAATGGCCAGTCTTTTGATAAGATAGCTTCACTATAAGAGGCTAGTACCCTTTTACCCCCTTTCTTGCCACCAATACATGGAAAGCCTTTTTCTGCAGGCACAAATACAATCTTTCCGATCTTTTGGCAAAAATCACTATTATACAAAGTAGCGAAATTTGCCAAAATCACATTTACAACAGATTCTGCCAAAGACCATAACTCAAAGGGAATTTCGTTTTTTCTGTCTGACAAGTCTTCATTGAAGTCATCATGATTTTCTGAAGATGACATCACATCATGTCCCATTGTTTCTATTTTCATCGCACACTGTACTATCATATCAGCCTCTGTGGATGTTCGAAGACCCGCTTTTCTGAGTATAGCAAGCCAACCATCTGCCATGAACCTTTCGCCAGGGAACTTATTTCTCTCCCCAGAAAATACTGAAGCCAGCAAAGCATCCGAAGGGTCAAGTAGTTCCTTTGGTTTGAATAGCTCTGTAGAAAACTCATCTGCATTTGTCACAAAATTAGTCTCCCTCAATGTATTTACTGTAGCTGGATTCAGTTGCAGATCTTTCCAGTTAGCATACAAGTAAGCTAAAATTTCTTCCTGCTCTTGAACTGTTTTACTCCCAAAGCCAGGCAAAGCAAACCTCATTAGTATTTCTTGATCATTTAATTGTTCAACCCCCAAAGCCTGAAGAAACAAATTTCCATCATCTGAGCTAGAAAGACACCGGGAATCACTGGGGTGAAAGAACGCTGTAGGAGAAATAATGCAATGATCGGACCCTAACAGACTAGTGTATGTTCCTGTAACTGTTTTATACATTGGAAGTTCTCTCAAGACCTCCAGTTCTTCTCTCTGATACAGGTGCCTGCTAGATAATCTGAACTCTGAGACAAATAACATGAACAGTCTATCACAGTCTTCACTTGATAGACTGAGTGATGAAGGTAAATGAGCAGCATTTTTTGATGAAACTAACTTAGAAGCAATCATCTGTCCAAGAGCTCGATCACGTGAAGGAAACAAATTGCATATGGCAGCACACTCTGGGAAAGACAAATCGAAAATTGGTATGTTCAACTGATTAAGCAGAGCAGTCAACCATGGAAACTTTGAGTTCATTGACTCGAATGCAGTATCAAGTGCGCTCTTCTGTACAGCTTCACCAGTGTCGTCTCCTTGTGGACCAGACGTGTCAACCTCTCTAGCTGCATCATCAACAACCCCACTAACATGTGACGTCCGAGTAGTTGAATCATCCATCGGAGGTACAAATATTAGATGACAGTCTTTCACAGAGCACAGAACTGGCCTGTTTAGAAAAGCAGGAATCAAGGGCCAATCAGACAAAAGTGAAAGGTCACCATTCAAGGAGCTAAATATTTTCCAGAAGCTTCTAATCCATTTAGGAGTTGGCCCAGTAGTTGATGAATCAGCATTATTGACCCAGGGAATCCATTGTGGCTTCCTCTCGACTGCACGTACCCAATGCTCATCAAATAGGTGCTTCAAATGGCCTGATAATAAGTGAGGAGAAAAACTCCTCAACTTCAGAGGCACATGAATAACCTGAGTGGACAGCAGCAGCGCCAAGAAGGGTTTTTCTACACATTGATGATGGATAAAGCGATCCAACAAGGGGCGCATCAATAGCTGCTGCTCCTCACTGGCAATCCAAAGTTCAGTAGCTCCCAGCCTTGTTAGACATTTTGTTGACGTCGGAAATGGGACACCTTTGAGTTCAGATATGATAGATGACAACACACTATTCTCACCAGCTTGGGCCCTATGGGATGCTGGGCCATTAGTATTGCTGATATCCTCCACAACCCCCCGACCGAAGTCGTATAGGGCCTTCCCGAAGTATGTCATAATTTCAAGTGCGTCGCCCCCAGAAGTACCTGGCCTCTGTGTACTTGTGTGGTAAGACAAGGAGCTCCTTGAAGATGGCATAAAATGTGGTACGGAAGAATTCAATGGTTCAGCAAGTTGACTGTTAAGGTGTGACTGCTCGGGTCTATGTAGATCAGAAAACCGGTATGGGTCCATATCGGAGAAGCAATATGCAAGAACATCTATATATGTTTCAATAGATCGAAGTAAAATGGTTGAAGACTCTTTCAGTAGATTTCTAATCATCTTGGGCCTGATCTCTCTTACAGTAACTCCAACTGCTTGGATTTCACTAACCAACTCCCATGGAACAGAAAAAACAGGATAGTGCTCTTTGATGAAACTACAGACCGTAGCAGATGGAAGGTTATCATCATCCCCGCTCCCTGAGTGAGACAAGAACATACCCTCACCTACTTTAACAAGATTTCCCCGGTAAAGTTGCCAAACAGGGAGATCAGCCAACCGTAAATAGAATGGTCTTATAACTTGCTCTATCAGGGATTGCCAGTCTGCTTTAGATGTTCTTGGTGAATTCAAATTGGTTATAGTAGAACCATGGCCAGTGAGTGCAGCTGTAGGTTGTCTTGATCTTGGCCAAAAAGAATATACTCTATCACCATAAGCCTGTAAAATAATACTCACAGAGTGTGCACACCTTGACTCAATAGCAGAAGATAGAGGGTCCTTCCTAAGCTTTTGAAATTCTAAGACCATCTCAACATATGAATCACGCACACATAGCATAAGTTCCTCATTCCATGCTTCAACCAATTTGTTTCTGTCCATTTCAAGTTCTCGCAAAGATCTATCATGTGTGCTGCCAAAAATGTAACGCCCGCCATCATGCCTCACAATGAAATGGCCTAGAGTCGTAACTGGCATGCTTATTGACCCAGATAGCGGTAGAGGAGATAGGATAGAACTGGATGCATTTATATTGGTTGGTACTCCATTTCGAGCTATGTGAGCTGCTACTCCAGCGACAGGGGTTAAGTTGTAGGCAAGATACCGCCTGAAACAGAAATAAATCAGCATGACAAAGACGTTTTCATCAGCAGACAGATTTAACAAAATTCATGGAAGTTTATTGGGAAATGGTCAAACTAGGTAAATCAAATGGATATTTAATATATAAAAGGCTCACAACTATGGTATGAGCTGAAAGAGACAAACCTGTCAAGAGCCATATTCCGTGTTTGCCCTGATCCAAGGCAGAGGGCAACAAACCATTTATCAATATAACTGCAGCCACTCTCAATGACATGCACATCTATAGCTTGCATTTTGATAGCTGCACTTGTACTTGAAAATATTCTGGATAGCTGAAACTTTCTCCATTTCTTTTCCGAAAATGGGTTCCTCAGAGTAGCTACTGATGGGTCAACAAGCACGGAATAATTCAGGGTTGGCTGAGAGGATCCATCCTCCCATGTTGATAAAGATACCTGATCAAAACATATTGACAGCACACAATAAATGCCGAGGATCATGTTTGA
This region of Lolium perenne isolate Kyuss_39 chromosome 2, Kyuss_2.0, whole genome shotgun sequence genomic DNA includes:
- the LOC127337179 gene encoding chaperone protein dnaJ C76, chloroplastic, which encodes MPALLLNTAVSLGNPKPSFSSRPSSRHHHRCQAASTSTGGSSSSSSSSSGGAGRGSSWATEYDLYSLLGVEPSSPHSEIKAAYRALQKRCHPDVAGTAGGSHDMAVVLNEVYALLSDPAQRQAYDREQAKRSEFQGYTGRPLYSSWRGAEAESRAVFVDEVACVGCLKCALHAGRTFAIESVHGRARVVAQWADPEDRIADAIQTCPVDCISMVERSDLAALEFLMSKLPRRRVRVSEANAAGSPDIFAEVRKFKARFQEMEQRSTTRQSEESEVARQSRTSAVQTIMSLSNWWYWRPFRAPAGAAAAAAVPAPLRLLPPPRSPPPSSAAADDPVTERLMEAAARRKAEGTTASAVHARRRDEYWTPQLNLPSSASFPSPDAQTSAPSKSRSRRPASGERAPTRRARIDLTAPMLMGIVAAGIVGYNREDMAGGLIEDHIGGAAAVEVVNSFELQVVLAGVTWFVIGAAVAGFVQVLVRRNEFRE